The Tistrella mobilis genomic interval CGAGAGATGGCCGGTTTCTTCTGATGTCGACATCAGGATCTCTTGTGCCTGACGACATGGTGATGCTGTCGGGCGGCAATCGCCGACGCTGATGGAAGAAGCCATCTCATGACCTCACGGTATTTCTTGGATGCCGTCGTTCTGGTCATGCCCGACGACGGAGGTCGCGGCATGGCCGGCAGCTTGGGGATGTGGCAAGGCGGCAGGGCAGGTCCCCGATGGGGGGCTGATCCTGCCTGCGCATGCAGGTCCGTCATCGGTCCAGCACAAAGAGCCACCACGACCGCAGTCGTGATGGGGCTGGAACCGAACCGACGGTGCGCCCGTGATCGGGCTGTTTTGCTGCATCGCGCCATGGCGCGGACTATCGCGGATGCGTGACCGCGCATGCAATCGACAGACTGTCGCGGCGGCATTCTGTCGCACAGGAGCGCGCATGCCGCCGGACGGCGGATCCCGTTCGGGTTAATCTGGGGGCTGGAGTGATCGCCATATGCGGAAGCGGCCGGACGAAGCCGCCCCCCCGACCAAGGAGAGCTGCACCCGATGACCACCGATGGCTTCGACCCCTGGGCTGCCCTGCCAGACGCCCCCCTGCCCGAGATCCAGGAAAAGCGTGTCCGCGCCGGCGTGGCGGCACAGGGCTTTACCGCGCATCTGGGCGCGGAACTCACGGCCCTCGGCAGCGGCCGCTGCCGCATCGAGATCGCCGCACGGCCCGAGCTGATGCAGAACCACGGCGTGTTCCATGGCGGGGTGATCGGCTATCTGATCGACAATGCCTGTGCCTGTGCCGCCGCCACGCTGGTGCCCCTGGGCCATGGGGTAATGACGGCGGATTTCGGCGTCTCGCTGCTGGCCGCCGCGGCCGGCGGCCGGCTGGTGGCGGATGCCCGGGTGGTGAAACCGGGCCGTCGGCTGACCGCCGTGGAAGCGCGCGTTCATGTGCTGACGGACGGTGGCGCGCCCAGACTGGTGGCGACCGGCCGGGCCAGTATTGCCGTCATCGAGGGCCGCGAGAGCGCCGCGGCGGCGGCGACCCACAATGTGTCTCAGGAACGCCCTCAGGGCGGATGAGGGGTATCGGTGACGAAAAATGGCGGGCACCCGTCCGAGACGGGGCCCGCCCAAGTCAAGCCGGTTACCCAGTCGACGGACAAGGCGTGTCGTCATCCCTCCCTGCCGTCCCGACCGAGGATGCGGTTTCGGTACCGGAGCGTCAAGTAAGGGATTGGGGAAAAGCTTAGAAAATTTACTAATGGTTGTATGAAACGATTGTCTGACAGGGCATGTATGCTGTCGCTGCATATGAAAGTAGTACAACCTTATTGTATGGATTCTGCCCTCGGGCCGATGGATATTCGGCATGCGAT includes:
- a CDS encoding PaaI family thioesterase, which translates into the protein MTTDGFDPWAALPDAPLPEIQEKRVRAGVAAQGFTAHLGAELTALGSGRCRIEIAARPELMQNHGVFHGGVIGYLIDNACACAAATLVPLGHGVMTADFGVSLLAAAAGGRLVADARVVKPGRRLTAVEARVHVLTDGGAPRLVATGRASIAVIEGRESAAAAATHNVSQERPQGG